The genomic DNA TTCGATGCGGTCGCCGACCGACGGCAACTCGACGAAGACGATGTCGCCGAGTTCGTCTTGGGCGAAATCAGTGATGCCGACCCTGACGACATCGTCGTCGGGCTGGGCCCACTCGTGGCTCTCCAGATACCGCCGGTCAGCGGGAACGTCGAAGCTCATATCGGTGTTATTTGCGGTGGGCCTTGTAGTGGTATCGGCTTGCCGGCCGCCGCCGTCGGACAAGACACTACTCGTAGAACGGCAGCGCCTCGACGACAGCGTCCTTCTCGTCGCCTCGAACCACGACTGCCAGCTCCGTTCCCGGCTCGGTGTATTCGACCGGCACGTAGCCGAGCGCGATGGCCGCCCCGAGCGTCGGGCTCATCGTCCCGCTTGTGACTTCGCCGACGACATCACCGGCGGCGACGATGTCGTGGCCGTGGCGGGCGATACCGCGGTCTTGCAGCCGAAGGCCAACGAGCCGCTCGTCGGGGCCGGCCTCCCGTTGGGCCGCGAGGGCATCGCTGCCGACGAACTCCGTGCCGAGGTCGACCGCAAAGCCGATGTTCGCCTCGTAGGGGGTCCGCGGGTTCGTCTCGGGGTCGAACTCGTTGCCCCCCAGCAGGAAGCCGGCCTCCAGCCGAAGCGTATCTCGGGCACCGAGTCCGCACGGCTGGCAGTCCAGCGCCGACCAGACCGTCTCGGCCGCGGCCGTCTCGAACAGCAGTTCGACGCCGTCCTCACCGGTGTAGCCGGTTCGGGAGACGAGACAGTCCACGCCGGCGACCGTCCGCTCGGCCGCTTCGAAGCGGCTGAGGTCGAAGACATCGACATCGAGCGACGACAGCAGTTCCAGCGCGTCGGGACCCTGTAGCGCGACCATCGCGTAGTCGTCGGTAGCGTTGTCGACCGTGGCCGCAAGGTCCCAGCGGTCGGCGAAGGACCGCCACCGCTCCGCCATCAGTTCGTCGTTGCCGGCGTTGGGGACGAAAAGATAGGTCGCACCGTCTGGCAGCCGGTAGACGACGGTGTCGTCGAGTAGGACGCCATCGTCGTCGGTGATACCGGCGTATGTCGCCTCACCGGGAGCCAGCGACGCCACGTCGTTCGTCGTCAGCCGGTTTGTCAGCGCGGCAGCGTCGGGACCGGAAACCTCGATTTCACCCATGTGAGAGATGTCGAACTTGCCGGCCGACTCCCTGACGGCGTCGTGTTCAGTCCGGATGGAGTCGAACTCGACGGGCATCTCCCAGCCGCCGAACTCGGTCAGTTTCGCGCCGGCGTCGGTGTGGGCATCGAAAAGCGGTGGCGTCCGAAGGGACATACCGGGGTCTCGACGGCGGCGGAGTAAGTATTTATTTGTCGGCGGACCGCCGAATCCGCGTATGGGACTGTTCGACCGGCTCCGCGGTGAGACGCGAGTCGGCATCTTCGTCGACGGCCCGAACGTCTTTCGGGCGGAGTTCGACGTCGACCTCGACGAGTTGCGGGCGCTGGCGGGTGATGAGGGGACCATCGCGGTCGCCCGCGTCTACGTGGACGAAAACGCCAGCGGCGGGCTGATTCAGGCCGCCGAAGCCCGGGGCTTCGAGGTCGTGACGACAAGCGGCGACGTTGACGTGAAGCTCGCTGTCGACGCCGTCGAAGCGGCCGTCGACGAGCAGGTCGACACCGTCGTCGTCGTCTCGCGGGATACGGATTTCAAGCCGGTGTTGGAAACGGCAGCAAAGCGCGGCCTCCACACCGTCGCCGTCGCGCCCGGCACCCACGGCCGCTCGGACGCGCTTCGAAACGCCGCCCACGACGAGATTACACTCGAATAACATGACCAGTATCGGCGTTCTCCTCGGCATCGGGGCCGTTGCGACGGCGGTCGTTTGGGTCGGGTCGTCGGCGCTCGAACGGGCCTCCGGTCGGCTGGCCCGCCACTATGGCCTTCCACGGCTGGTGCAAGGGACGATTCTCGCCGCACTGGGGTCGTCAGCGCCGGAAATAGCCAGTACAGTCATCGCGACCATCCGGTATGGGGAGTTCGAACTCGGTGTCGGTGTTGTCGTCGGCTCGGCGGTGTTCAATATCCTCGTCATCCCGGCGCTTTCGGCGCTGCTTGCCGACGGCGCGCTCGACACCGGCCGCGAGGTCGTCTACAAGGAGGCTCAGTTCTACATGCTGTCGGTCGCGGCGCTGTTTCTCGTCTTCGCGCTGGCGGTTATCTACTTCCCGGCCGAAGGCGACGGACTTCAGGGCAACGTCACCCGTCCGCTGGCGGTGTCGCTGCTGCTGCTCTATCTGCTCTATATTTTCGTGCAGTATCTCGATGTCAGCGAGTCGAACGCCAAGACGACACGGCTGGAGCGGCGGCGGTTAGCAATCGAGTGGGGGTTGCTCGTCGCGGGCGTTGGGCTCATCATCGCGGGCGTCGAGGGGCTTGTCGTCGCCGCCATCGGCCTCGGCGAAGCCTTCGGCACCCCCTCGTTCCTGTGGGGGCTGACCGTCGTCGCGGCCGCGACGAGCCTCCCGGACGCGCTCATCAGTGTCGCCGCCGCCCGCATCGACGAGCCGGCCGTCTCGCTGGGTAACGTTCTCGGGAGCAACATCTTCGATTTGCTCGTGGCCATCCCCGCCGGCGTGTTGCTCGGCGGCGCGGTCGCGGTGTCGTTTACCGCCGCCGTCCCGATGATGGCGTTTCTCGTCGTTGCGACGGTCGTCCTGTTTGCCTTCGCTAGGACCGGCATGGAGATATCGAACGCGGAGGCGTGGGCGATGTTACTGCTGTACGGCAGCTTCATCGCGTGGCTGCTGTTGGAGAGCATCGGCGTCATCGACATCGTCTGACGCGGGAGGGCCATCCTGTCCCGTGTGGCTTTTGCGCCGGCCGGCCGAACCCCGGAGCATGTACGACGGCCCGATACTCGACAATCATCTCCATCTCGACCCAGTCAATGGCCGCGGAGCAGACGCCGCCGCGGAGTTCGCCGATGCGGGGGGCACACATCTCAACGTGCTGAACAAACCGTCGTGGAACCTCGTCGGCGAGGTCGACGACGAGGACGGCTTCCGGGAGACGTTCGACATCACCATCGATGTCACCGCTGCGGCCGACGAACTGCTTCCCGGTCGCGCGTGGCCGGTTTTGGGCGTCCATCCCGCGCTCATTTCACAGCTTGTCGACCGCGGGTACGGCCCCGAAGAGGCAGCGGAGCTGATGTGTGCCGGCATCGATGTCGCCGCCGAGTACGTTGCTTCGGGGCGCGCGCTGGCAATCAAGTCCGGCCGGCCGCACTATGACGTTGCCGACGCCGTCTGGGAGGCTTCGAACCAGGTGATGCGCCACGCGTTCGCCCGCGCCGCCGAGGTCGGCTGTGCCGTCCAACTCCACACCGAGGGCGGCGAAGACTTCGAAACGGTCGCCGAGTGGGCTGAAGCCGAAGGGCTGGCCCGCAAGCAGGTCGTCAAACACTATTCGGCCGGATACGTCGACGGGCCGATACCGAGCGTTATCGCCCACAAGGACGAACTCGAACGGGCCTGTGGGGGCGAGTGGCCGTTCTTCATGGAGACGGACTTCATCGACGACCCCGACCGACCGGGGGCGGTTCTCGGGCCGAAGACGGTGCCGAAGCGGACCCGATGGCTCGCCGAGGCAGGCCACGAGACGGCGCTGCGCCGGGCACACGTCGAGACCCCGGCACAGGTCTACGGCATCGATACCGAGGCGACGCTGGACGAGAACTGACCGAAGCAAGTCAAAGTGAATCGCCTCGGGGTCAAGCCCCGAGGCTTCCCGTTTCTACGACGTGACTTGCAGACACTTCATGGATATCATCCGTGTCCGTAGCGGTCACAGTCTCCACGGGCGTGTCTTCGGGCCATCCAAGCCCTAACGCAGAAAAGCCTCTCTCCAAGACATTCATCGCTGCATTCGCGTCCCTGTCCGTCTCGAACCCACAACTCGGACAGGAGTGTTCTCTGACCCAGATGGGTTTCGCTGACTCCACACCGCACGACGCGCATTCTTTGGTGGTGCCTCGTGCTTCGACTTGCACGACGTGACAGCCGTACAGGTCGGCCTTGTATTCGAGGAGGGTGATGAACTGTCGCCACGCCGCATCCTGCTTGTTGCGACCGTTGTGCGACTGTTCGAGCATTCCCTTCACGTCCAAGTCCTCAACGAATACAGCATCGTACTCGCGGACGAGCCACGTCGTAATCTTGTGCTGGTAGTCCAGCACCTTCCGCTTGATGTGACGCTTGACCTTCGCCACTTCCCGGCGTTGCTTCTCGTAGTTGTTCGACCCTTCTTCCTTCCGCGACAACTTGCGTTGTTGACGGCGAAGACGCTCGTACTCGTCTTCGAGGTTGAGCCAATCCACGGTCTTGCCGTCGCTGGTGTGGATGTAGTTCTGGATGCCAAGGTCAATCCCAACGCTGTTACTTGCGTCAAGCGAGTTCACGTCGGGCTTCTCGGGCAGATCGGCGTCGTCGGTTTCGAGGCCGAACGAGACGAACCACTCGCCGGTCGTCTCCTTCTTGACCGTGACTTCCTTAATCGAAGCGAAGTCAGGAATCGGGCGATGGTAACGGATTTTGACCCAGCCGATTTTGCTGAAGCGAACGTAAGCGAACCTGTCACGGCCCCTCTTTTCATCGAGGTCGAAACCGGACTGGTTGTACGTCATGCTTCGGTACTCGGTAGGTGCTTGCCGTTTGAGCTGACCAACGTTGTACCCCTTCTCTTTCTTCTTGCGAAGATTCGAGAGGTTCCGATGGAAGCGAGCGACAGTGGCTTGCGCGGCCTTCGAGTGCAGTTCACCGAACACAGGCCATTTGCGCTTCCACTCGGGGAGTTTGTTGTTCTGGTCGTACTCGGATGGTTTGTCGTCCTCTGGGCTGTTCTCGTAGTCCCAGCGGACATGGTTGTAGAGTTGGCGATGAACGTCCAGATGATGTTCCAGTCGCTCCGCTACCTCTTGTGTCGGGTAGGCACGGTAGCGGTGACTGTGTTCCATCGCTGTCTCTTGATTACCGATGTGTTCACTTAATGGTTTGTATCCCTGCGTGTCGGCTTCATCCCCGAGGTCAAGCCTCGGGGTATTCGCCTTGTCCACTGATAAACTTCTTTCACGGAACATCCGGGCCACAAGATTATTTTAACCGGGGGCGACAGCTACGACAGTATGACTCCCGCTACCGACGCCGATAGCAAGCCGTTCATCGAAGCGGCTGTCACAGGCGCAGTTGCCTGGGTCCTCGGCTACGTCTTCACCTATCTCATCGTTTCCGGCGACATCGAGGAGTCGCCGCTGAATCAACTCATCGAGGCCTTCGAGGGCGAGCAAGCGACCTACGAAATCGTCGGCTGGGTGTTTTATAATGCACACCTCGTCGATGTTTCCTACTCCGGGCTCGGCCCGCTTGCGCCGCCGCAGAACTTCGTCGGCGGGGATGGATTCACCCCGTTCCTCTATGTCATTCCGCCGGCACTGCTCGTTATCAGCGGCCTCGCCATCGCCCGCTATACGGGAGCATCGGATGTCAACGACGGAGCCATCTCGGGGCTGCTCGTCGTGCCGGGCTATCTCGTGTTGGCGGCGCTGGGGACGGTGCTGTTTTCCATCTCTGTCGGCGGCGTCTCCGGCGCGCCTGACCTCGCGCCCGCGGTTCTCATCGCCGGCGTCGTCTATCCGGCGGTCTTCGGCGCGCTCGGCGGTGTCGTGGCATCAGTGACGGCCTGACGGCAGGACGCAGCGTCTCACGTCTCGGCAGCGAGTATCGGCTCGACGTCGTCGAGCACCTCCTCGTGGTCTTCGGCAACCGATTCAACGATGTCTTCTTCCGCATCGTCGAGCGCTTGGGGCTCGGCATCGGCTTGGGCGACTGCTATGGCCGCTGTTTGTCCGTCGTGTGCGGTTTCGAGGAGGTCCTGCAGAAGGCTAACAATCTCTTGGCCGTCGTACTGCTCCAGTTCCTCATCCGGAACGATGGTTTCGTCTTCGATTTCCTCGTAGCGTTCCCGGATGTCGGATTCACAGTTGTCGAGCGTCGTCTCAGTTTCGTCAGCCAGCCGGTCGAATCTGGATGCGTCGAACGTCTCCGGGGACTGCAGCCACTCCTCCAGTGCGGTTCCGACCGAGTCGACGCGAACCGAGACCTCTTCGGTGCAGTGCTGGACCATCTCCCAGTCCTCGCTATCGATATCAATACAGCCCGCAGTGACGATACCGGCACCCCCGAAAGCGCCAGCGACGAAGGACCGTCGGTTCATTACCCCGTTGCTATTTTATCCGAAATCATAAGCGTACCGACGAATGTGGCTAGCCGAATCGGCTCCTGTATCGGCCGCCCTCAGCAGATGACCCGCTCGACGTCCAGCGCTGTCGCTCGCCGGACGACCGCGTCAACGGGGTCAGCAACGCCCGAGAGGTTATCGGAATCGCCATCAAGCACCAGCAACGCGGCCCGCCGCCCCGGTTCGATGACCCCACAGTCAAGACCGACGGCCTCGGCACCCGCGGTCGTAGCCATCCGGAGCACTGTCTGTGAGGGGAGCTCAAACGTCTTCGCAGTGTATGCCATCTCGCGGAACATCGACGGCGGATTCAACATCACGTTGTCCGTCCCGAGCGCGACGTCAGTGTACTCAAGCAGGGTTTCGATGGGCGGCCGGCCGACCCCGAGCACGCGGTTTGCACGCGGACAGACCGCGATTGGCGTTTCTTGGTCGGCGACGCGTTCGAGATGCTCGGCCTCCGCATGGACCATATGCACCAGCAGGTCCGGCTCCAAGTCCAGCGCCGGATGAATGTCGGTCGCGTCGGGCTCTCCGGCGTGGATGGCAAACGGGACACCACGCGCTGCGGCGGCGGCCCGTTGGCTGGTAAAGTCGTCGTCGTTCGCGCCGCTGGCACCGAACCCGTCGGCCACGTCCAGCACCGCGGCGTCGTCGCTCCCGAAGATGAACGCCTCGATGTCGAGGCCCTCGGCCGCTTCGCGTAGGGTTTTGGCCCCCTCGATGCCGAACTCGCGGAAATCGAGAAACGCCGCGGTGCCGGTCTGCTGCATGAAGCGGAGCGTGCGATACATTGCATCGACTGCCGTCTCGCGGTCGGCCGCCTGCAGCCGCTGGTGTTTCAGGCTGTCTGGAGGGGCCACTGCCGCTTCGAGGCCGAGGTCGACGGCCGCCTCCTTGGCGACGGAGTCACCGACGTGGCTGTGGGCGTTCACGAACGCCGGCAGGATGATGCGGCTCGCATCGCCGTCGTGGTCATCAATGCGTTCGACCGCGGTAATGTGGCCCTCCTCAATGACGACCCGGCCGTACATCGGGTCGAACGACCGCCCGGCGAGGACCGTCCCCTCTAGTGTCTCCATAGATGGAAGACGTGAAGCGGAGGCATATGAGTTGTTGGAATATGGTTTCTTTATTTACGGAATTGCGTGGTTTTTGGTCGTCAATCGGATGTTTCACAACTGCTCTTTGAGGTAGATGCCAAGGTAGCCACCGAGAGCGGCCAGCCCGACCGTGTAGACGGCCGAAAAGCCGAGCAGCAGCGGCCACAGCGACACTGGCAGTCCCGGCCCACCGAGGAGAAACGGGAAAAAGAACAGACCGCCAACGAGCGTAAAGAACGCAACCGGGAGAAACATGAAGCCCCCGGCCAGCGCTCCGGCCTTGGCACCGTCGGTCCGGGTGCCGCCGTCGAGATAGGCGGTTGTCGCGCCGCCGAGTAGCGTCGACAGCGGGATGAAGTACAGCACGACGCCGACGACAGCGCCGATAACAGCATTGAGTACCGTGCTGCTGCCATCGTCGCGCGGTGTGTCTCGTTGTCGGGCATCGTCGTGTCGACTGTGGTCGCGGGAGAGGGTATCGTCCGAGCGGAGGGAGTCGTCAGGGACCATACTTGGGGGCGGACGCGGCCGAGAGAAAAACCCGTCGGCGCGGCGCAGAACGGCCAGCCGCATAGTCGAGATGGAGCCGCTATTCGTCGTCGTAGCGCGGCGTCTGCAGCCGCCGAGCCACGAGAGCGAACGCGCCAAGACAGACGAGATACAGCTGCCAGCCGCCGACTGCGATGGGGAACCGGCGGTCGACCGGCCCGTCTTCGAGTGCGGAGGAGGGCTGTGCCGGGTTGCCGACGTGGGTGTCGGCAGTCGTGCCGGTCCGGCCGGCGTCGACGGCCGCGCCGGTCTCGTCGCCGAACTCGATGTCAACGAACGTCTGGACGACCCCGTCGCTGGCCGAGAGATACAGCTCGCCGTCGAGCGCGTAGAACGTGTCTCGAAGCGGCCAAAAGAAGTTGATGCCGGAGAGGTGGCTCCAATCGAGGGCGATGTGAGCGACCGTGTGAGCAACGAGGGCGACCCACGCGACTCGGATGCCGTAATCGCCGAACCGGTCGCGAAGCCACGAGCCATCGCGAACCGTCTCCCAGTAGAGGACAGCGGCTGCGGTGACCGAAAGCATCATGGTATGCAGGACGGTCCGATGAGCGCCGTCCATCACCCAGCCGAGGGCGGTATCGAGTTCGGGAAACAGGATGACAAGCAAGACGACAAGGAGCGCTCGCCGGTCATAGAACCGTCCGAGAAGTCCGACCGCAAGCAGGAACGCGACGGCTGCGTGGACGACTGTCGACGGCATTATCGGCCACCCCCTGCGGCGCGGTCGATGCGCTCGACGCGGGACTTTGCGACGGCCGCCACGACAGCGCCCCCGACAAGGACGGCCTGCCAGCCAGATTCGACGAGATAGAGCCGGCGGTCGTCATCGCCGGGAGCGACCCACGAGCGAACGTGATGTGTGTCGGTCGTTCCCGGCGATGCAAGGCCGAAAGCACCGCTTCCGAACTCAACGTAGGTCTGGACAAGCCCCTCCTGTGTCGAGATGACAAGCCGGCCGACGACAGCGAAATAGCGGTCCGAGAGCGGATACAGCACGGCAGCCCCCGCGGGGCTGAAGAGTTCGGGGGCGATGCCGGCGACCGCATACGCCGCTGTCGCAACCCACGCAACCCGAACGCCGTACCAGCCGTACCACGAACGAAGCCACGATGTCTCGCGGAGCCGAGTGTCGTAGGACAACAGCACCGCCGCCGCGAGCGGAATGAAAAGGGAGTGAAAGACGGCGTTTGTCGTCCCGATGGCGACGAGTTCGAGGGCAGCGTCGGCGTCGGGAGCAGCGGCAGCAGCCGCAACGACGGTCAGCGACCTGCGGTCGAAGGCCGCACCGAGCAGGGCGACGCCGACGAGAACGCCGAGTGCGATATTGACAAGCGTCGGCGGCATCGAACACCGCTGAGTGCTGCGAGCGCATAATCGTTCCGCCGGAGGCGGAAGCGACCGTTTATATTCGTGGCTGGCGTCGCCTCGGATATGCGTGAGCCGCGTGCGGAACTCGCCGAGCGAATCGCCGGCGAGGTGACGCTGTCGGACGACCCGGGAGCGACGCTCCGGAAATGGCGCGAGGAGTTCGATGTCGCCCAGACGACGCTGGCGGATGAACTCGATGTTTCTGCGTCGGTCGTCTCGGACTACGAGAGCGGCCGACGGGGCAATCCCGGTATACAGATCGTCCAACGCGTCGTTGAGGGGTTGTTGACGGTCGACGAGCGCCGCGGCGGCGACCGGGTTCGCCAGCACGCCCGGGTGCTGTCTGCGGGCTTCGACAGCGATGTTGTCTACGACCTCCGGGAGTATCCGGCGACAGTTCCGATACCGCGGTTCCACGAGGCCATCGGCGCCGAACCGGTCACAGAGGGGCAAGCCGAGACGGTCGCGGGCCACACCGTTATCAACAGCGTCGAGGCAATCAAGCGACTCTCCAGCGAGGAGTTCTACCGGCTCTACGGTCAGTCAACCAACCGGGCGCTGGTTTTCACTGACGTGACTCGCGGCGAATCACCGCTGGTCGCGCTACGCGTCGTCACGCCGACGCCGTCGGCAGTCATCCTCCACGGACTCGACGCCGACGACCTCTGGGAGCACGCGCCAGCACTCGCCCGAGCGGACGGGGTCTCGCTTGCGACGACGACGATGCCGCTGGAGGCGTTGCTCGAAGAACTGCGGTCGTTCCCGTAGCTGTCCGACGCGTACGGGCGATAGAAGGGGTGTTACGACGACTACTCGTCGACGAGGACAGCGTTTACCTGCCCGTCCTGACCGGGGCGGGAGGTAACGCGGGCGCGACCCATGTCGGTTTCGATGATAGCGCCCTTGGTGATGATGTTCCGCCGGACGTAGTTGGGGTTCGAGGGGTTCTCCGCGACGTCCTCGATGGTCGCGGGCTCGACGCCGTCGTCGGTCGCGACGCTGGCGGTGTTTTTGGCGACGGCGCGGACCTTGGCGTTGCCACCGTGGGTTTCGACGACCTTCAGTTTCTGATCGCCGACCTGCGTTTCGGTCGGAGCCGAGCCGAGTTCGTGCTTGCGCTTTTTGCGAACGGCGCGCCGACGGCCGCCGGTTCGCTTCTTGGTAGAGCGGGCGTGGTTCATACAAGCCACGTGTCCGGGCGCGTACTTCAATGCCTCGGGTTGGAGCCGTCACAGCGCATCCCCTCGCGGTGAAGTCTCGCCACGCGTCCCGAACGGCTAAACCGGCGGCGGCCGACTGCCAGTGTATGACGCTGAACGAACTTCCGGAGCTGTCGCCAGCCGACGGCGAGGTCGAGACCGCCGAACTCGTCGTTGAGGACGACGTCCTCGTGAAGCTGTTTGCACTCGGCCCCGGCGGAGCCTTCGACCCCCACGTCCACGACGACTGCGAGAACGTGTTTCACCTGCTCGACGGCGAGGTCATCGTCACACAGGACGACACCGAAGAACACATCGAAGCACCAGCGGTCGTGCACAATCCCCGCGGCATCGAACACGGGGCACGGAACGACGGCGACGAGCCGGCGCTGTTGA from Natronomonas pharaonis DSM 2160 includes the following:
- a CDS encoding sodium:calcium antiporter produces the protein MTSIGVLLGIGAVATAVVWVGSSALERASGRLARHYGLPRLVQGTILAALGSSAPEIASTVIATIRYGEFELGVGVVVGSAVFNILVIPALSALLADGALDTGREVVYKEAQFYMLSVAALFLVFALAVIYFPAEGDGLQGNVTRPLAVSLLLLYLLYIFVQYLDVSESNAKTTRLERRRLAIEWGLLVAGVGLIIAGVEGLVVAAIGLGEAFGTPSFLWGLTVVAAATSLPDALISVAAARIDEPAVSLGNVLGSNIFDLLVAIPAGVLLGGAVAVSFTAAVPMMAFLVVATVVLFAFARTGMEISNAEAWAMLLLYGSFIAWLLLESIGVIDIV
- a CDS encoding DUF5518 domain-containing protein yields the protein MVPDDSLRSDDTLSRDHSRHDDARQRDTPRDDGSSTVLNAVIGAVVGVVLYFIPLSTLLGGATTAYLDGGTRTDGAKAGALAGGFMFLPVAFFTLVGGLFFFPFLLGGPGLPVSLWPLLLGFSAVYTVGLAALGGYLGIYLKEQL
- a CDS encoding TatD family hydrolase produces the protein MYDGPILDNHLHLDPVNGRGADAAAEFADAGGTHLNVLNKPSWNLVGEVDDEDGFRETFDITIDVTAAADELLPGRAWPVLGVHPALISQLVDRGYGPEEAAELMCAGIDVAAEYVASGRALAIKSGRPHYDVADAVWEASNQVMRHAFARAAEVGCAVQLHTEGGEDFETVAEWAEAEGLARKQVVKHYSAGYVDGPIPSVIAHKDELERACGGEWPFFMETDFIDDPDRPGAVLGPKTVPKRTRWLAEAGHETALRRAHVETPAQVYGIDTEATLDEN
- a CDS encoding metal-dependent hydrolase; the protein is MPSTVVHAAVAFLLAVGLLGRFYDRRALLVVLLVILFPELDTALGWVMDGAHRTVLHTMMLSVTAAAVLYWETVRDGSWLRDRFGDYGIRVAWVALVAHTVAHIALDWSHLSGINFFWPLRDTFYALDGELYLSASDGVVQTFVDIEFGDETGAAVDAGRTGTTADTHVGNPAQPSSALEDGPVDRRFPIAVGGWQLYLVCLGAFALVARRLQTPRYDDE
- a CDS encoding 30S ribosomal protein S8e, which gives rise to MNHARSTKKRTGGRRRAVRKKRKHELGSAPTETQVGDQKLKVVETHGGNAKVRAVAKNTASVATDDGVEPATIEDVAENPSNPNYVRRNIITKGAIIETDMGRARVTSRPGQDGQVNAVLVDE
- a CDS encoding NYN domain-containing protein — its product is MGLFDRLRGETRVGIFVDGPNVFRAEFDVDLDELRALAGDEGTIAVARVYVDENASGGLIQAAEARGFEVVTTSGDVDVKLAVDAVEAAVDEQVDTVVVVSRDTDFKPVLETAAKRGLHTVAVAPGTHGRSDALRNAAHDEITLE
- a CDS encoding RNA-guided endonuclease InsQ/TnpB family protein, giving the protein MEHSHRYRAYPTQEVAERLEHHLDVHRQLYNHVRWDYENSPEDDKPSEYDQNNKLPEWKRKWPVFGELHSKAAQATVARFHRNLSNLRKKKEKGYNVGQLKRQAPTEYRSMTYNQSGFDLDEKRGRDRFAYVRFSKIGWVKIRYHRPIPDFASIKEVTVKKETTGEWFVSFGLETDDADLPEKPDVNSLDASNSVGIDLGIQNYIHTSDGKTVDWLNLEDEYERLRRQQRKLSRKEEGSNNYEKQRREVAKVKRHIKRKVLDYQHKITTWLVREYDAVFVEDLDVKGMLEQSHNGRNKQDAAWRQFITLLEYKADLYGCHVVQVEARGTTKECASCGVESAKPIWVREHSCPSCGFETDRDANAAMNVLERGFSALGLGWPEDTPVETVTATDTDDIHEVSASHVVETGSLGA
- a CDS encoding helix-turn-helix domain-containing protein, with translation MREPRAELAERIAGEVTLSDDPGATLRKWREEFDVAQTTLADELDVSASVVSDYESGRRGNPGIQIVQRVVEGLLTVDERRGGDRVRQHARVLSAGFDSDVVYDLREYPATVPIPRFHEAIGAEPVTEGQAETVAGHTVINSVEAIKRLSSEEFYRLYGQSTNRALVFTDVTRGESPLVALRVVTPTPSAVILHGLDADDLWEHAPALARADGVSLATTTMPLEALLEELRSFP
- a CDS encoding cupin domain-containing protein; translated protein: MTLNELPELSPADGEVETAELVVEDDVLVKLFALGPGGAFDPHVHDDCENVFHLLDGEVIVTQDDTEEHIEAPAVVHNPRGIEHGARNDGDEPALLTASLCPLP
- the gcvT gene encoding glycine cleavage system aminomethyltransferase GcvT, giving the protein MSLRTPPLFDAHTDAGAKLTEFGGWEMPVEFDSIRTEHDAVRESAGKFDISHMGEIEVSGPDAAALTNRLTTNDVASLAPGEATYAGITDDDGVLLDDTVVYRLPDGATYLFVPNAGNDELMAERWRSFADRWDLAATVDNATDDYAMVALQGPDALELLSSLDVDVFDLSRFEAAERTVAGVDCLVSRTGYTGEDGVELLFETAAAETVWSALDCQPCGLGARDTLRLEAGFLLGGNEFDPETNPRTPYEANIGFAVDLGTEFVGSDALAAQREAGPDERLVGLRLQDRGIARHGHDIVAAGDVVGEVTSGTMSPTLGAAIALGYVPVEYTEPGTELAVVVRGDEKDAVVEALPFYE
- a CDS encoding amidohydrolase family protein, whose translation is METLEGTVLAGRSFDPMYGRVVIEEGHITAVERIDDHDGDASRIILPAFVNAHSHVGDSVAKEAAVDLGLEAAVAPPDSLKHQRLQAADRETAVDAMYRTLRFMQQTGTAAFLDFREFGIEGAKTLREAAEGLDIEAFIFGSDDAAVLDVADGFGASGANDDDFTSQRAAAAARGVPFAIHAGEPDATDIHPALDLEPDLLVHMVHAEAEHLERVADQETPIAVCPRANRVLGVGRPPIETLLEYTDVALGTDNVMLNPPSMFREMAYTAKTFELPSQTVLRMATTAGAEAVGLDCGVIEPGRRAALLVLDGDSDNLSGVADPVDAVVRRATALDVERVIC